A single Thunnus thynnus chromosome 6, fThuThy2.1, whole genome shotgun sequence DNA region contains:
- the LOC137185002 gene encoding teashirt homolog 2 isoform X1, with protein sequence MPRRKQQAPKRAAVYMPDEDAPLHDPIAEEDGENDTQTEEESSEKTSPKVSDDRELDNKSTNSYSNQNSPISVLSNQEAELESRLSDSSDRLSDFKTSSPPESQRDEESRSSKHKEETGSSLEKMRAAYANFLSDSYWTGIGMDLKIGKNTSKANCDSTNGSTKSEFDWHQDALSKTLQQTLSPKPASKPNLFSSVHLYRQSTKPCGSVFTGASRFRCKDCSAAYDTLVELTVHMNKSGHYQDNNHSKQSNSSASSSKSRKRNLQDMEGKEDAQKVLKCMFCGHSFDSLQDLSVHMIKTKHYQKVPLKEPIPVITPKLLPPAKKRAFETARPCSPDSTTGVSGYTEAQRAATISNANNNRYGYQNGASYTWQFETCKSQILKCMECGSSHDTLQQLTTHMMVTGHFIKVTNSASKKGKQLALDPLAIEKMQGLAEPAAGETEGEKVSPKNSPPGSSEKDSQGEGTSDKVEETEAKDDKLESEDQKAGNGAFKYPYLREEDLEQDSGGGGDILKSLANTVASAINKAQTGTPSWSAYPSIHAAYQLSGIIKSTPLSASPPAQLKQTFNHKLRPIAPKGKFYHGAVGVEAPQGQHQNVDIKKEKAGISDGKESQNIKFDLVENDDSDCQDDSSSSSKLDADCVNEGSEAIKGKLSPDFSDRGKTPSPSASNGRSTTSESLSDTPDILGINPLSALQSVLNNHLGKANKPNNSRVDKLSSHTKSIFADINRGGEKPALMLRDPVRNRPKNTFLYVTDDQPIDLTKSKHSKPSSSLLQPSTPMPQKYALSDIADMVKVLPKATTPKPSIPSRIPTMKLESDVRRFEDVSAEVYSVHKRKGRQSNWNPRHLLILQAQFASSLFLTSEGKYLLSDLGPQERMHISKFTGLSMTTISHWLANVKYQLRKTGGTKFLKNMDTGHPVFYCNDCASQFRSPTTFISHLESHLGFQIKDMCKMPIEHQTKVEEPELSKALNVRATEALVTEEDIDSKFKCKLCCRTFASNHAVKLHLSKTHSKSPDNHSQYVEMDRE encoded by the coding sequence TGTACATGCCTGATGAAGACGCTCCTCTTCATGACCCTATCGCCGAGGAAGACGGCGAGAACGACACTCAAACCGAAGAAGAAAGCTCGGAGAAGACCAGCCCTAAAGTGTCCGACGACAGAGAGTTAGACAACAAGAGCACTAACAGTTATAGCAACCAGAATTCTCCCATTAGTGTCCTTTCCAATCAAGAGGCAGAGTTGGAGTCACGCCTTAGCGACAGCAGTGACAGACTCTCAGACTTCAAAACCTCCTCGCCACCTGAGAGCCAGAGGGATGAGGAAAGTCGTAGCTCCAAACATAAAGAGGAGACGGGAAGCAGCTTGGAGAAAATGAGGGCAGCCTATGCAAACTTCCTCTCTGATTCCTACTGGACGGGGATAGGAATGGACTTGAAAATAGGCAAAAACACCAGCAAAGCCAACTGTGACAGCACCAACGGAAGTACCAAGAGTGAATTTGACTGGCACCAGGATGCCCTCTCTAAGACCTTGCAGCAAACACTCTCCCCAAAGCCTGCATCCAAACCCAACCTCTTCAGCTCTGTGCACCTGTACAGGCAAAGCACCAAACCCTGTGGCTCAGTGTTCACGGGAGCCAGCCGATTTCGCTGTAAGGACTGTAGTGCTGCTTATGACACTCTAGTGGAGCTGACAGTCCACATGAACAAGAGTGGACACTACCAGGACAACAACCACAGCAAACAGAGTAATTCTTCTGCCTCATCCTCTAAATCTAGGAAACGAAATTTGCAAGATATGGAAGGGAAAGAGGATGCGCAGAAAGTTTTGAAGTGCATGTTCTGTGGCCATTCTTTTGACTCACTCCAGGATTTGAGCGTCCATATGATTAAAACTAAGCATTACCAAAAAGTGCCTTTAAAAGAGCCAATCCCAGTAATCACACCCAAATTATTGCCACCAGCAAAGAAACGGGCCTTTGAAACAGCAAGACCTTGCTCCCCTGACTCTACGACTGGTGTATCCGGTTACACTGAGGCACAACGGGCTGCGACCATTTCAAATGCTAACAATAATCGCTACGGCTATCAGAACGGAGCGAGTTACACGTGGCAATTTGAGACATGCAAGTCTCAGATTCTTAAATGCATGGAGTGCGGAAGCTCCCATGACACCCTTCAGCAACTCACCACACATATGATGGTCACTGGACACTTCATCAAAGTCACAAACTCAGCTTCTAAGAAGGGTAAACAATTAGCGCTTGACCCTCTGGCCATAGAAAAGATGCAGGGTTTAGCTGAGCCTGCCGCCGGTGAGACTGAGGGAGAAAAGGTGTCTCCCAAAAATTCTCCCCCTGGGAGCAGTGAGAAGGATAGCCAGGGGGAAGGTACATCAGACAAAGTGGAAGAAACCGAAGCTAAAGATGACAAGCTAGAGAGCGAGGATCAAAAGGCAGGCAATGGGGCTTTTAAGTACCCTTATCTCCGTGAGGAGGATCTCGAACAGGACTCAGGTGGAGGAGGGGACATTCTTAAATCTTTAGCCAACACAGTGGCCTCTGCCATCAATAAAGCTCAAACAGGGACACCAAGCTGGAGTGCCTACCCGAGCATTCATGCTGCCTATCAGCTCTCTGGGATCATCAAAAGCACCCCTCTCTCTGCATCTCCCCCTGCTCAGCTAAAGCAAACATTTAACCACAAGCTGAGACCGATTGCCCCAAAGGGGAAGTTTTACCACGGTGCTGTGGGAGTCGAGGCTCCCCAGGGACAGCATCAAAATGTGgacatcaaaaaagaaaaggctgGCATTAGCGATGGTAAAGAAAGTCAGAATATTAAGTTTGATCTGGTGGAGAATGATGACAGCGATTGTCAGGATgattcctcttcctcttcaaaGCTTGATGCAGACTGTGTGAATGAAGGGAGTGAAGCGATCAAAGGGAAGTTGAGCCCAGATTTCTCTGACAGAGGCAAGACACCGAGCCCCTCTGCCAGCAATGGACGCAGCACTACTTCAGAGTCTCTCAGTGACACTCCGGATATACTTGGCATAAACCCTCTTAGTGCACTGCAGTCAGTTCTGAACAATCATCTGGGCAAAGCAAATAAGCCCAATAACTCGAGAGTAGATAAACTATCTTCTCACACCAAGTCCATATTTGCTGACATTAACCGTGGCGGCGAGAAACCAGCTTTAATGCTCAGAGATCCTGTAAGAAATAGGCCTAAAAATACCTTTCTCTATGTTACTGATGACCAACCAATAGACCTGACGAAATCTAAACACAGCAAGCCGAGTTCCTCGCTACTACAGCCCTCCACCCCGATGCCGCAGAAATACGCTCTGTCCGACATCGCCGATATGGTTAAAGTTCTTCCAAAAGCCACCACGCCAAAACCCTCCATCCCATCAAGGATCCCAACGATGAAACTGGAATCAGATGTCAGGCGGTTTGAGGACGTGTCTGCCGAGGTGTACTCTGTCCACAAGCGTAAAGGTAGACAGTCAAACTGGAATCCTCGCCATCTTCTCATCTTGCAAGCTCAGTTTGCGTCCAGCCTCTTCCTGACCTCTGAGGGAAAATACTTACTGTCAGACCTCGGCCCTCAGGAGCGGATGCACATCTCCAAGTTCACTGGATTGTCCATGACCACCATAAGCCACTGGTTAGCAAATGTAAAATACCAACTGCGGAAAACTGGAGGGACCAAATTTCTCAAGAACATGGACACGGGCCACCCGGTCTTCTACTGCAATGACTGCGCTTCCCAGTTTAGGTCACCGACCACATTCATTTCCCATCTGGAATCCCATCTCGGGTTCCAAATCAAAGACATGTGCAAAATGCCGATAGAGCACCAGACGAAGGTAGAGGAGCCAGAACTGTCGAAGGCTCTCAATGTCAGAGCCACAGAGGCTCTGGTCACAGAGGAGGACATTGACTCAAAGTTCAAATGTAAGCTCTGCTGTCGGACATTTGCCAGTAATCACGCAGTCAAACTCCATTTGAGTAAAACTCACAGCAAATCCCCCGACAACCATTCACAATATGTGGAAATGGACAGGGAGTAG
- the LOC137185002 gene encoding teashirt homolog 2 isoform X2, with the protein MDVYMPDEDAPLHDPIAEEDGENDTQTEEESSEKTSPKVSDDRELDNKSTNSYSNQNSPISVLSNQEAELESRLSDSSDRLSDFKTSSPPESQRDEESRSSKHKEETGSSLEKMRAAYANFLSDSYWTGIGMDLKIGKNTSKANCDSTNGSTKSEFDWHQDALSKTLQQTLSPKPASKPNLFSSVHLYRQSTKPCGSVFTGASRFRCKDCSAAYDTLVELTVHMNKSGHYQDNNHSKQSNSSASSSKSRKRNLQDMEGKEDAQKVLKCMFCGHSFDSLQDLSVHMIKTKHYQKVPLKEPIPVITPKLLPPAKKRAFETARPCSPDSTTGVSGYTEAQRAATISNANNNRYGYQNGASYTWQFETCKSQILKCMECGSSHDTLQQLTTHMMVTGHFIKVTNSASKKGKQLALDPLAIEKMQGLAEPAAGETEGEKVSPKNSPPGSSEKDSQGEGTSDKVEETEAKDDKLESEDQKAGNGAFKYPYLREEDLEQDSGGGGDILKSLANTVASAINKAQTGTPSWSAYPSIHAAYQLSGIIKSTPLSASPPAQLKQTFNHKLRPIAPKGKFYHGAVGVEAPQGQHQNVDIKKEKAGISDGKESQNIKFDLVENDDSDCQDDSSSSSKLDADCVNEGSEAIKGKLSPDFSDRGKTPSPSASNGRSTTSESLSDTPDILGINPLSALQSVLNNHLGKANKPNNSRVDKLSSHTKSIFADINRGGEKPALMLRDPVRNRPKNTFLYVTDDQPIDLTKSKHSKPSSSLLQPSTPMPQKYALSDIADMVKVLPKATTPKPSIPSRIPTMKLESDVRRFEDVSAEVYSVHKRKGRQSNWNPRHLLILQAQFASSLFLTSEGKYLLSDLGPQERMHISKFTGLSMTTISHWLANVKYQLRKTGGTKFLKNMDTGHPVFYCNDCASQFRSPTTFISHLESHLGFQIKDMCKMPIEHQTKVEEPELSKALNVRATEALVTEEDIDSKFKCKLCCRTFASNHAVKLHLSKTHSKSPDNHSQYVEMDRE; encoded by the coding sequence TGTACATGCCTGATGAAGACGCTCCTCTTCATGACCCTATCGCCGAGGAAGACGGCGAGAACGACACTCAAACCGAAGAAGAAAGCTCGGAGAAGACCAGCCCTAAAGTGTCCGACGACAGAGAGTTAGACAACAAGAGCACTAACAGTTATAGCAACCAGAATTCTCCCATTAGTGTCCTTTCCAATCAAGAGGCAGAGTTGGAGTCACGCCTTAGCGACAGCAGTGACAGACTCTCAGACTTCAAAACCTCCTCGCCACCTGAGAGCCAGAGGGATGAGGAAAGTCGTAGCTCCAAACATAAAGAGGAGACGGGAAGCAGCTTGGAGAAAATGAGGGCAGCCTATGCAAACTTCCTCTCTGATTCCTACTGGACGGGGATAGGAATGGACTTGAAAATAGGCAAAAACACCAGCAAAGCCAACTGTGACAGCACCAACGGAAGTACCAAGAGTGAATTTGACTGGCACCAGGATGCCCTCTCTAAGACCTTGCAGCAAACACTCTCCCCAAAGCCTGCATCCAAACCCAACCTCTTCAGCTCTGTGCACCTGTACAGGCAAAGCACCAAACCCTGTGGCTCAGTGTTCACGGGAGCCAGCCGATTTCGCTGTAAGGACTGTAGTGCTGCTTATGACACTCTAGTGGAGCTGACAGTCCACATGAACAAGAGTGGACACTACCAGGACAACAACCACAGCAAACAGAGTAATTCTTCTGCCTCATCCTCTAAATCTAGGAAACGAAATTTGCAAGATATGGAAGGGAAAGAGGATGCGCAGAAAGTTTTGAAGTGCATGTTCTGTGGCCATTCTTTTGACTCACTCCAGGATTTGAGCGTCCATATGATTAAAACTAAGCATTACCAAAAAGTGCCTTTAAAAGAGCCAATCCCAGTAATCACACCCAAATTATTGCCACCAGCAAAGAAACGGGCCTTTGAAACAGCAAGACCTTGCTCCCCTGACTCTACGACTGGTGTATCCGGTTACACTGAGGCACAACGGGCTGCGACCATTTCAAATGCTAACAATAATCGCTACGGCTATCAGAACGGAGCGAGTTACACGTGGCAATTTGAGACATGCAAGTCTCAGATTCTTAAATGCATGGAGTGCGGAAGCTCCCATGACACCCTTCAGCAACTCACCACACATATGATGGTCACTGGACACTTCATCAAAGTCACAAACTCAGCTTCTAAGAAGGGTAAACAATTAGCGCTTGACCCTCTGGCCATAGAAAAGATGCAGGGTTTAGCTGAGCCTGCCGCCGGTGAGACTGAGGGAGAAAAGGTGTCTCCCAAAAATTCTCCCCCTGGGAGCAGTGAGAAGGATAGCCAGGGGGAAGGTACATCAGACAAAGTGGAAGAAACCGAAGCTAAAGATGACAAGCTAGAGAGCGAGGATCAAAAGGCAGGCAATGGGGCTTTTAAGTACCCTTATCTCCGTGAGGAGGATCTCGAACAGGACTCAGGTGGAGGAGGGGACATTCTTAAATCTTTAGCCAACACAGTGGCCTCTGCCATCAATAAAGCTCAAACAGGGACACCAAGCTGGAGTGCCTACCCGAGCATTCATGCTGCCTATCAGCTCTCTGGGATCATCAAAAGCACCCCTCTCTCTGCATCTCCCCCTGCTCAGCTAAAGCAAACATTTAACCACAAGCTGAGACCGATTGCCCCAAAGGGGAAGTTTTACCACGGTGCTGTGGGAGTCGAGGCTCCCCAGGGACAGCATCAAAATGTGgacatcaaaaaagaaaaggctgGCATTAGCGATGGTAAAGAAAGTCAGAATATTAAGTTTGATCTGGTGGAGAATGATGACAGCGATTGTCAGGATgattcctcttcctcttcaaaGCTTGATGCAGACTGTGTGAATGAAGGGAGTGAAGCGATCAAAGGGAAGTTGAGCCCAGATTTCTCTGACAGAGGCAAGACACCGAGCCCCTCTGCCAGCAATGGACGCAGCACTACTTCAGAGTCTCTCAGTGACACTCCGGATATACTTGGCATAAACCCTCTTAGTGCACTGCAGTCAGTTCTGAACAATCATCTGGGCAAAGCAAATAAGCCCAATAACTCGAGAGTAGATAAACTATCTTCTCACACCAAGTCCATATTTGCTGACATTAACCGTGGCGGCGAGAAACCAGCTTTAATGCTCAGAGATCCTGTAAGAAATAGGCCTAAAAATACCTTTCTCTATGTTACTGATGACCAACCAATAGACCTGACGAAATCTAAACACAGCAAGCCGAGTTCCTCGCTACTACAGCCCTCCACCCCGATGCCGCAGAAATACGCTCTGTCCGACATCGCCGATATGGTTAAAGTTCTTCCAAAAGCCACCACGCCAAAACCCTCCATCCCATCAAGGATCCCAACGATGAAACTGGAATCAGATGTCAGGCGGTTTGAGGACGTGTCTGCCGAGGTGTACTCTGTCCACAAGCGTAAAGGTAGACAGTCAAACTGGAATCCTCGCCATCTTCTCATCTTGCAAGCTCAGTTTGCGTCCAGCCTCTTCCTGACCTCTGAGGGAAAATACTTACTGTCAGACCTCGGCCCTCAGGAGCGGATGCACATCTCCAAGTTCACTGGATTGTCCATGACCACCATAAGCCACTGGTTAGCAAATGTAAAATACCAACTGCGGAAAACTGGAGGGACCAAATTTCTCAAGAACATGGACACGGGCCACCCGGTCTTCTACTGCAATGACTGCGCTTCCCAGTTTAGGTCACCGACCACATTCATTTCCCATCTGGAATCCCATCTCGGGTTCCAAATCAAAGACATGTGCAAAATGCCGATAGAGCACCAGACGAAGGTAGAGGAGCCAGAACTGTCGAAGGCTCTCAATGTCAGAGCCACAGAGGCTCTGGTCACAGAGGAGGACATTGACTCAAAGTTCAAATGTAAGCTCTGCTGTCGGACATTTGCCAGTAATCACGCAGTCAAACTCCATTTGAGTAAAACTCACAGCAAATCCCCCGACAACCATTCACAATATGTGGAAATGGACAGGGAGTAG